A window of the Janthinobacterium agaricidamnosum NBRC 102515 = DSM 9628 genome harbors these coding sequences:
- a CDS encoding type II secretion system F family protein produces MPQYTYRAMDASGELIPGSMDASNVPDLESRLHRMQLDLIDCKITGQHVILLGKRVIRRTDLINFCFHMEQLTGAGVPILEGLDDLRDSTDHPRLREVVTDLIESIEGGLHLSAALAQHPDIFDATFTSLIMAGEQSGKLAEVFKNLSESLKWQDELAAHTRKIITYPVIVALVVTAVTFFLMMYLVPQLTAFIKNMGGELPFHTRALIAISNIFIDYWYILLALPVISPIFLRAWIKRSERAAYAWDAFKLRAWLLGPVLHKIILARFATFFALMYGSGITILDCMRLSEGITGNRLIAAGLRRAAAYISEGQGITAAFQQAGIFPPLVIRMLKVGEATGSLDTALRNVSYFYNREVKELIEKVQAMIEPAMTVILGLLLGWIMLSVLGPIYDTISTIKT; encoded by the coding sequence ATGCCGCAATATACCTACCGCGCCATGGATGCGAGCGGGGAACTGATACCCGGCAGCATGGACGCCAGCAATGTGCCGGACCTGGAGTCGCGCTTGCACCGCATGCAGTTGGACTTGATCGATTGCAAGATCACCGGCCAGCATGTGATCTTGCTCGGCAAGCGGGTGATACGCCGGACCGACCTGATCAACTTCTGTTTCCATATGGAGCAATTGACCGGCGCCGGCGTGCCGATCCTGGAAGGTCTGGACGACTTGCGCGACAGCACCGACCACCCGCGTTTGCGCGAAGTGGTGACCGACTTGATCGAAAGCATAGAAGGCGGCTTGCACCTGTCGGCCGCGCTGGCCCAGCATCCGGATATTTTCGACGCCACCTTCACCAGCCTGATCATGGCCGGCGAGCAAAGCGGCAAGCTGGCCGAGGTGTTCAAGAACTTGTCGGAAAGCTTGAAGTGGCAAGACGAGCTGGCGGCGCACACCAGGAAAATCATCACCTACCCGGTCATCGTCGCGCTGGTGGTCACCGCCGTGACGTTTTTCCTGATGATGTACCTGGTGCCGCAATTGACCGCCTTCATCAAGAACATGGGCGGTGAATTGCCTTTCCACACCCGCGCACTGATTGCCATCTCGAACATCTTCATCGATTACTGGTATATCTTGCTGGCTTTGCCGGTCATTTCCCCTATTTTCTTGCGGGCCTGGATCAAGCGCAGCGAGCGGGCGGCGTATGCCTGGGATGCTTTCAAGCTACGTGCCTGGTTGCTGGGACCGGTCTTGCACAAAATCATACTGGCCCGTTTCGCCACCTTTTTTGCCCTGATGTATGGCTCCGGCATCACCATCCTCGACTGCATGCGCTTGTCCGAAGGCATCACCGGCAACCGCCTGATCGCGGCCGGCTTGCGCCGTGCCGCTGCCTATATTTCTGAGGGACAAGGCATCACGGCGGCGTTCCAGCAGGCCGGCATCTTTCCGCCGCTGGTGATCCGCATGCTGAAAGTCGGCGAAGCGACCGGCTCGCTCGATACAGCCTTGCGCAATGTCAGTTATTTCTACAACCGCGAAGTCAAGGAACTGATTGAAAAGGTGCAAGCGATGATAGAACCGGCCATGACCGTGATCCTGGGGCTGTTGCTGGGCTGGATCATGCTGTCGGTGCTGGGGCCGATTTACGACACGATCAGCACCATCAAGACATGA
- a CDS encoding prepilin-type N-terminal cleavage/methylation domain-containing protein → MSTTARRQHGFTLVEIAIVLVIIGLLLGGVLKGQGLIDSAKVKNLIQQSNSLTAAVNAYQDKFRALPGDDIQGTLHVPNSAGNGNGDGQIGDGQPREFTLAPQHLALGGFITGSYNGTSQFMTSAQGGAVYLYNDEVGGRSGNGIRFDNLPESFAEQLDSKLDDGVANTGSVRAKAPYGNTGAIISRTAVFF, encoded by the coding sequence ATGTCAACCACCGCCCGCCGCCAGCACGGTTTTACCCTCGTGGAAATCGCCATCGTGCTGGTGATTATCGGCTTGCTGCTGGGCGGCGTACTCAAGGGCCAAGGCTTGATCGACAGCGCCAAGGTCAAGAACCTGATCCAGCAATCGAATTCGCTGACGGCCGCCGTCAACGCCTACCAGGACAAATTCCGCGCGCTGCCCGGCGACGATATCCAGGGCACCTTGCACGTACCTAACTCGGCCGGCAACGGCAATGGCGACGGCCAGATCGGCGACGGCCAGCCGCGCGAATTCACGCTGGCGCCGCAACATCTGGCGCTGGGCGGCTTCATCACCGGCTCCTACAACGGCACCTCGCAATTCATGACCAGCGCCCAGGGCGGCGCCGTCTACCTGTACAACGACGAAGTCGGCGGACGTTCCGGCAACGGCATCCGCTTCGACAACTTGCCCGAATCGTTCGCCGAACAGCTAGACAGCAAGCTCGACGACGGCGTCGCCAATACCGGCTCGGTGCGCGCCAAGGCGCCATACGGCAATACCGGCGCCATCATCAGCCGCACCGCAGTATTCTTCTGA
- a CDS encoding type II secretion system protein, producing MGRQNGFSLLEIAIVLLIVGLMIGGLVTPLAVQIEQRKVADTNKALDEAKEALTGFAVRYGYLPCPAISASNGLEDRRGGACANDKRDGFLPWATLGLQKTDSWDHLLRYSVTPAFSNATVLFSLQTPRDISVVTRGADGALVQATALKDIPALIMSHGKNGFGATSGSGVSSATPAGTNVDERNNSANATTFISRPASDGGPGGEFDDIVVWLSPNILYHRMVAAQRLPL from the coding sequence ATGGGACGACAAAACGGCTTCAGCCTGCTTGAAATCGCCATCGTGCTTTTGATCGTCGGCTTGATGATAGGCGGCCTGGTCACGCCGCTGGCGGTGCAGATCGAACAGCGCAAGGTAGCGGATACCAACAAGGCGCTGGACGAAGCGAAAGAAGCGCTGACCGGCTTTGCGGTGCGCTACGGCTACCTGCCCTGCCCGGCCATTTCCGCCAGCAACGGGCTGGAAGACCGCCGCGGCGGCGCCTGCGCCAACGACAAACGCGATGGCTTCCTGCCGTGGGCGACGCTCGGCCTGCAAAAAACCGATAGCTGGGACCACCTGTTGCGCTACAGCGTGACGCCGGCGTTTAGCAATGCCACCGTCTTGTTTTCGCTGCAAACGCCGCGCGACATCAGCGTCGTCACGCGTGGCGCCGACGGTGCGCTGGTGCAAGCGACAGCCTTGAAAGATATTCCGGCGCTGATCATGTCGCACGGCAAAAACGGTTTTGGCGCGACCAGCGGCTCAGGCGTGTCCAGCGCCACCCCGGCCGGCACCAATGTCGATGAGCGCAACAATAGCGCCAATGCCACCACCTTCATCAGCCGGCCCGCCAGCGATGGCGGTCCGGGCGGCGAATTCGACGATATCGTCGTCTGGCTATCGCCGAATATCCTGTACCACCGCATGGTCGCGGCGCAGCGCCTGCCTTTATAG
- a CDS encoding histidine phosphatase family protein has translation MSKLVSSRRRVFLMRHGSVTYFDDSGKPFLPESVPLNESGRKQATAAGAAFAAQQVRFDRVIVSGLPRTVETAIRVLAEAGQQIAIEQWPELEELRGGRLSTISDADLQDAFTGAFYGVVPEDKQFLGGESVGELMDRVFPALDKLRADPSWDTVLLVLHGGVNRAILSYALTGQRLFLGNMAQTAGCINALDVGTEEHDWVVRFTNFAPPGPLQLHTRSTTMEQLLEQYKRSRR, from the coding sequence ATGAGCAAACTTGTTTCTTCAAGACGGCGCGTCTTCCTGATGCGCCACGGCAGCGTGACGTACTTCGACGACAGCGGCAAACCATTCCTGCCAGAATCAGTCCCCCTGAATGAATCTGGCCGCAAGCAAGCGACCGCGGCCGGCGCAGCCTTCGCCGCGCAGCAAGTGCGCTTCGACCGCGTCATCGTGTCCGGCTTGCCGCGCACGGTAGAAACCGCAATCCGCGTACTGGCCGAAGCGGGCCAGCAGATCGCTATCGAACAATGGCCGGAACTGGAAGAATTGCGCGGTGGCCGTCTGTCGACCATTTCCGACGCCGACCTGCAAGACGCCTTCACCGGCGCCTTCTACGGCGTGGTGCCGGAAGACAAGCAATTCCTCGGCGGCGAATCGGTCGGCGAATTGATGGACCGCGTGTTTCCCGCGCTGGACAAACTGCGCGCCGACCCGTCGTGGGACACCGTGCTGCTGGTCTTGCACGGCGGCGTCAACCGGGCGATCCTGTCCTACGCACTGACCGGCCAGCGCCTCTTCCTCGGCAACATGGCGCAAACGGCAGGCTGCATCAACGCACTCGACGTCGGCACCGAAGAGCACGACTGGGTAGTCCGCTTCACCAACTTCGCCCCGCCGGGACCGCTGCAACTGCATACCCGCAGCACGACGATGGAACAGTTGCTGGAGCAGTACAAGAGGTCGCGCAGATAG
- a CDS encoding ABC transporter permease has translation MIHPIPTIARYTLLEALRNRLACLFLLVACIAVGLSGFLNELALTESRQMQAALLAALLRFAAVFLIATFVVTSMVREANDKGLELLLALPMPRSSYLLGKLCGFGLLALIPALLFGLLSLFFAPLFQSALWSMSLLCELWIVAAFALLCVLSLSQVMPALAACAGFYLLARSISGLQLLVHAGSGAHSWQQQILSSGINSLAFLLPRLDGFTRTEWLLYHTGNSAALLDILSQTVIYVALMTSAALFDLYRKNI, from the coding sequence ATGATACATCCGATACCGACAATTGCCCGCTACACCTTGCTGGAAGCATTGCGCAACCGGCTGGCCTGCTTATTCCTGCTGGTCGCCTGCATCGCGGTCGGCCTCAGCGGTTTTTTGAATGAATTGGCGCTGACCGAAAGCCGGCAAATGCAAGCCGCGCTGCTGGCGGCGCTGCTGCGCTTTGCCGCGGTGTTCTTGATCGCGACGTTTGTCGTCACCAGCATGGTGCGCGAAGCCAACGACAAGGGACTGGAACTGTTGCTGGCGCTGCCGATGCCGCGCTCATCCTATCTGCTGGGCAAGCTGTGCGGATTCGGCTTGCTGGCGCTGATTCCCGCGCTGCTGTTCGGCCTGCTGAGCCTGTTCTTTGCGCCGCTGTTCCAAAGCGCACTGTGGAGCATGTCGCTGCTGTGCGAACTGTGGATCGTCGCCGCGTTTGCCCTGCTGTGCGTACTCAGCCTGAGCCAGGTGATGCCGGCGCTGGCCGCGTGCGCCGGCTTTTATCTGCTGGCGCGCAGCATCAGCGGCTTGCAACTGCTAGTCCATGCGGGGAGCGGTGCACATTCCTGGCAACAACAAATCTTGAGCAGCGGCATCAACTCGCTCGCTTTCCTGCTGCCGAGACTGGATGGTTTTACGCGCACCGAATGGCTGCTGTATCACACCGGCAATAGCGCGGCCTTGCTGGATATCCTGTCGCAAACAGTCATCTACGTCGCGCTGATGACATCGGCCGCGCTGTTCGACCTGTACCGCAAGAATATTTGA